A genomic stretch from Suncus etruscus isolate mSunEtr1 chromosome 17, mSunEtr1.pri.cur, whole genome shotgun sequence includes:
- the LOC126033449 gene encoding endogenous retrovirus group K member 113 Gag polyprotein-like, whose translation MGSTLSTEEKFVQSLQDELISRKVHVSKADLYQFFNILHKASPWFVFTAPKIARSTWLKIGQDLTDFCNTQNDSAFKDCILQYWKLLDGLITAAPISSSCAAIIKEGQAILTNASRSHTPSSPMSPSPETFRPPPYVPVPADSSASSSFVAITQAPSPDHLSPEDAATLDAAAAAYTARSPSDPPAPSHSFSPPSTASQLQHTIDKLCSSLNQVLSKLQSPSPPQVYPALLKPKEQPPSQHPMITRSRARPRSRRTTPARPAAQADGEAADDPDGNVIEADDEADADENQSAGEEEAAVSGDASPPDADAPTQRATGRIFQEDIEIKELDQGSLKEVRKAVLEYGPQAPYTLSCLESLSYGGALFPIEWRITVRRCLKPQDIVLWEAEFQNNCKDLAGPSKKEYLQLSGSAPYDTMQAQRRLPYHILSLTSQAALKAWKAVGSSSGPALPLAKILQADDEPYHAFISRLLEAIDRTTGITDTSNPFIKQLAFENANPACRQILKGPKLSRSLEDMISLCKNAHSFATQVAGALVAFQNQSKGKICYSCGQPGHFAGQCPQRRLPDIQAGSTSERPSLCPRCRRGRHWRSSCRAITDIEGNFLGENPLLKQRPGQSKNSGRGRPQTPHQQPRHIPFVPATGGTTGTPSRQIQVHYQRLPSQTQNCDPQPPPSSGPPPVQQDLTCVPPPPSY comes from the coding sequence atgggctctacactcagtaccGAGGAAAAATTCGTTCAATCCCTTCAGGATGAACTTATATCCAGGAAGGTTCATGTTTCTAAGGCAGACCTTTATCAATTTTTTAACATCCTTCATAAAGCTTCCCCTTGGTTTGTGTTTACCGCCCCTAAGATCGCCCGTTCCACTTGGTTGAAAATTGGGCAGGATTTGACGGATTTTTGTAACACACAAAATGATTCTGCTTTTAAGGACTGCATTCTTCAATATTGGAAACTCCTCGATGGCCTTATTACTGCAGCTCCTATCTCTTCCTCCTGCGCCGCTATCATCAAAGAGGGACAGGCTATCCTTACTAATGCTTCACGTTCTCATACTCCCTCCTCTCCCATGTCCCCCTCGCCTGAGACCTTTCGGCCCCCGCCATACGTCCCTGTTCCTGCAGATTCCTCTGCCTCGTCCTCTTTCGTTGCCATTACTCAGGCTCCTTCTCCCGACCACCTCTCTCCTGAAGACGCAGCCACGCTTGACGCAGCGGCTGCTGCTTACACTGCCCGCTCCCCGTCTGACCCCCCTGCTCCCTCCCACagcttttctcctccctccactGCCTCACAGCTCCAGCACACCATTGATAAACTCTGCTCTTCTCTCAATCAAGTTCTCTCTAAGCTACAGTCCCCTAGTCCTCCTCAGGTTTACCCTGCCCTCCTTAAGCCTAAGGAGCAGCCTCCTTCTCAGCACCCTATGATCACACGTTCCCGTGCTCGGCCCCGTTCCCGTAGAACTACCCCTGCGCGCCCTGCTGCGCAGGCGGATGGCGAGGCTGCTGACGACCCTGATGGAAACGTTATTGAGGCCGATGACGAAGCTGACGCAGATGAAAATCAATCTGCGGGCGAGGAGGAGGCTGCCGTCTCCGGCGATGCCTCTCCTCCTGATGCCGACGCTCCCACCCAACGAGCTACCGGCCGTATTTTTCAAGAGGACATTGAAATTAAGGAACTCGATCAGGGCTCCCTTAAGGAAGTCCGCAAGGCCGTCCTTGAGTACGGTCCCCAGGCTCCCTATACCCTTTCTTGCCTTGAATCTCTCTCCTATGGCGGCGCTCTTTTTCCTATAGAATGGCGCATAACTGTCCGCCGCTGCCTTAAGCCCCAGGATATTGTCCTCTGGGAGgctgaatttcaaaataattgcaAGGACCTTGCGGGACCCAGTAAAAAGGAGTATCTCCAACTTTCTGGCTCTGCGCCCTATGACACTATGCAGGCTCAGCGCCGCCTTCCCTATCACATTCTCAGTTTAACCTCTCAAGCTGCTCTTAAGGCATGGAAAGCTGTCGGCTCTTCCTCGGGCCCTGCTCTTCCTCTTGCAAAAATCTTGCAGGCAGATGATGAGCCTTATCACGCCTTCATCTCCCGTCTCCTTGAGGCTATTGATCGTACCACCGGAATCACTGATACCTCTAATCCTTTCATCAAGCAGCTTGCCTTTGAAAATGCTAATCCTGCCTGCCGCCAAATTCTTAAAGGTCCCAAGCTCTCCCGCTCCCTAGAGGACATGATCTCTCTTTGTAAAAATGCTCATTCTTTTGCTACCCAAGTGGCTGGTGCCCTTGTCGCTTTTCAAAACCAGTCTAAAGGTAAAATCTGTTATTCTTGTGGCCAGCCTGGTCACTTCGCGGGTCAGTGTCCCCAGCGCAGGCTGCCTGACATACAGGCAGGCTCCACATCTGAACGCCCTTCCCTTTGCCCCCGCTGTCGGCGCGGGCGCCACTGGAGATCCTCCTGTCGCGCTAtcactgacattgagggaaattTTCTGGGTGAAAACCCACTCCTGAAACAGCGCCCAGGCCAGTCAAAAAACTCCGGCAGGGGTCGCCCCCAGACCCCGCACCAACAGCCTCGTCACATTCCTTTTGTCCCAGCCAC